The following proteins are co-located in the Xyrauchen texanus isolate HMW12.3.18 chromosome 43, RBS_HiC_50CHRs, whole genome shotgun sequence genome:
- the LOC127635673 gene encoding 40S ribosomal protein S25 — protein MPPKDSKQKKDTGKSKKDKDPVNKSGGKAKKKKWSKGKVRDKLNNLVLFDKATYDKLYKEVPNYKLITPAVVSERLKIRGSLARAALQELLGKGLIKLVSKHRAQIIYTRNTKGTDEAAPEKEA, from the exons ATG CCGCCCAAGGATAGCAAGCAGAAGAAGGATACGGGCAAGTCCAAAAAGGACAAGGATCCCGTCAACAAATCCGGAGGCAAGGCGAAGAAGAAg AAGTGGTCCAAAGGAAAGGTGAGGGACAAGCTCAACAACCTCGTCCTCTTCGATAAGGCCACTTATGACAAACTGTACAAAGAAGTTCCCAACTACAAGCTTATCACACCCGCTGTGGTATCTGAGAGGCTGAAGATTAGGGGCTCGCTGGCCAGGGCTGCCCTTCAGGAGCTGCTTGGCAAAG GGCTGATCAAGCTGGTGTCCAAGCACAGAGCTCAGATCATCTACACCAGAAACACCAAGGGCACAGATGAGGCAGCTCCAGAGAAAGAGGCATAA